A single window of Candidatus Cloacimonadota bacterium DNA harbors:
- a CDS encoding ABC transporter ATP-binding protein encodes MKPIYKINELSFSYSSNKQIFRNIHLELTFEKITLLSGKNGSGKTTLCRLLSGLEKRFQGCILLENKNLSKIPANIIANKVVYLKQESLANVVAANPDEDLAIWQHKFRLNNNTTFEKRRSNALEYFDIYNFKDKPIWELSSGQIKRIGLSSLLLNEDKYWILDEPTSSLDNSSIELLGQVLENRKKNGKGCLIISHQFESYKPLFDCWLQIENESIIEKDKFYK; translated from the coding sequence ATGAAACCGATTTACAAAATAAACGAACTTTCATTTTCATATTCATCAAATAAGCAGATTTTCAGAAACATCCACCTTGAACTGACTTTTGAAAAGATTACTTTGTTAAGTGGAAAAAATGGGAGTGGAAAGACTACACTTTGTCGTCTTTTATCTGGTCTGGAAAAAAGATTTCAAGGCTGCATTTTACTGGAAAATAAAAATTTATCTAAGATACCAGCAAATATAATTGCCAACAAAGTAGTTTATCTAAAACAAGAAAGTTTAGCTAATGTTGTTGCTGCCAATCCTGATGAAGATTTAGCCATCTGGCAACATAAATTTCGTTTGAATAATAACACTACTTTTGAAAAAAGAAGATCAAATGCTCTTGAATATTTTGATATTTATAACTTTAAAGATAAACCGATTTGGGAGCTAAGCAGTGGCCAAATAAAGCGAATTGGCTTATCTTCATTACTTCTGAATGAAGATAAATATTGGATATTGGATGAACCAACAAGCAGTTTAGATAATAGTTCAATTGAACTATTGGGGCAAGTATTAGAAAACAGAAAGAAAAATGGAAAGGGATGTCTTATCATCTCTCATCAGTTTGAAAGCTATAAGCCACTCTTTGATTGTTGGCTTCAAATAGAAAATGAGAGTATAATTGAAAAAGATAAATTTTATAAATAA
- a CDS encoding ABC transporter ATP-binding protein: protein MSSLEIQNLSFRYSNNQPWIVRNFSFEAEKGDIVAVQGPSGSGKTTFLYLLCGVIPKIIKGEFGGKIKVMNENIENLSLPQIAPKLSLMMQETELQLSFPSVEQELAFAPENLKLTPSEIENRIDDALTLLQIKSLRYEETATLSFGQKKLVAFASILTLSPQIFLLDEPTSGLSSYYIQIIINVISKLSHEGKTIFIANPSPELLKISNKVIDLDNLQE from the coding sequence ATGTCAAGTCTTGAAATTCAAAATCTATCCTTTCGCTATTCAAATAATCAACCCTGGATTGTCAGAAATTTCTCTTTTGAAGCTGAGAAGGGGGATATCGTTGCAGTCCAGGGACCAAGCGGAAGCGGTAAAACAACTTTTCTTTATTTACTTTGTGGTGTAATTCCTAAAATAATTAAGGGAGAATTTGGTGGTAAGATTAAGGTGATGAATGAAAATATTGAGAATCTTTCTCTACCACAAATTGCACCAAAACTTAGTTTAATGATGCAAGAAACAGAACTTCAATTATCATTTCCGTCTGTTGAACAAGAATTAGCATTTGCACCAGAAAATTTGAAACTTACTCCATCAGAGATTGAAAATCGGATTGACGATGCTCTAACTCTATTACAAATTAAATCTTTGCGTTATGAAGAAACAGCTACACTTTCTTTTGGACAAAAAAAATTAGTTGCTTTTGCTTCTATTTTAACCTTATCTCCACAAATTTTTTTATTAGATGAACCGACTTCAGGACTTTCATCTTACTATATTCAAATAATTATAAATGTAATTTCAAAATTATCCCATGAAGGAAAAACAATTTTTATTGCCAATCCTTCACCCGAATTATTAAAAATTTCAAATAAAGTTATTGATTTAGACAATCTTCAGGAATGA
- a CDS encoding ECF transporter S component, protein MKWLVRYSSQDLLYIAIFSALGLAIKPIVAPLIHLISTPLMVPGGSLAGGLYMMWITLAVVIVQKPGVGFLVGLVQAVVMLSLGLFASHGAISLISYTMPGLVADITALLLIRKDTVYAHILICVFANITGIIIVSTLFLRLPFIPIVISIFIGSFSGIIGGLLSYSLFIKLKKYRIIRNNKEPLMNENSPR, encoded by the coding sequence ATGAAATGGCTGGTTAGATATTCCTCACAAGATTTGTTATACATAGCAATCTTTAGTGCTTTGGGATTAGCAATTAAGCCTATCGTCGCCCCTCTTATTCATTTAATTTCTACACCATTAATGGTCCCTGGAGGTTCCCTTGCCGGGGGATTATATATGATGTGGATTACTCTTGCAGTAGTAATTGTTCAAAAACCAGGAGTTGGATTCCTGGTGGGTTTGGTTCAAGCTGTTGTAATGCTCTCTCTAGGACTTTTTGCAAGTCATGGTGCGATTTCTTTAATTAGCTATACCATGCCTGGATTAGTTGCAGATATAACAGCCCTTTTGCTAATAAGAAAAGATACTGTTTATGCCCATATTTTAATTTGTGTATTTGCAAATATTACAGGAATAATAATTGTATCAACATTGTTTTTGCGGTTACCTTTTATTCCAATTGTTATTTCAATATTTATTGGTTCTTTTTCTGGAATAATTGGTGGACTTTTATCCTATTCATTGTTTATCAAATTAAAAAAATATAGAATTATTAGAAATAATAAAGAACCGCTAATGAACGAGAATTCACCCCGTTAG
- a CDS encoding DUF1858 domain-containing protein yields MKLHITKDMWIEDILKKFPGAQEFLSQRDIVCVMCGEPVWGTLHDQMDEKGFSDEEMDRIIFELNKFIKDSEKK; encoded by the coding sequence GTGAAATTACATATAACAAAAGATATGTGGATTGAGGACATTTTAAAAAAGTTTCCCGGTGCACAAGAATTTCTTTCACAAAGAGACATTGTCTGTGTTATGTGTGGCGAACCAGTCTGGGGTACGCTCCATGACCAGATGGATGAAAAAGGCTTTTCTGATGAAGAAATGGATAGAATTATATTTGAACTTAATAAATTTATAAAAGATTCTGAGAAAAAATAA